From Nicotiana tabacum cultivar K326 chromosome 20, ASM71507v2, whole genome shotgun sequence, one genomic window encodes:
- the LOC107775772 gene encoding protein neprosin, whose translation MDLLEQNNWCFLHHYTRRQCHYCTQQIQTDLEEELQEEETRNCSNSTRVVMASSCSKISPIISIFVFFLFFIFSVCPVLSLEIENFNLANQTFKPGDELQKMKMIKSHLMKINKPSLKTIQSPDGDIIDCVLSHQQPAFDHPHLKGQKPLEPPERPKGHNSNSMEFENFQLWRLSGETCPEGTIPVRRTKEQDILRASSIRRFGRKIRRPIRRDTTNNGHEHAVGYVTGEQYYGAKASINVWAPKVTNQYEFSLSQMWVISGSFGDDLNTIEAGWQVSPELYGDNYPRFFTYWTSDAYQATGCYNLLCSGFVQTNNKIAIGAAISPTSSYNGGQYDISILIWKDPKHGHWWLEFGSGVLVGYWPSFLFTHLRGSASMIQFGGEIVNSKGGNGFHTSTQMGSGHFAGEGFGKASYFRNLQVVDWDNSLIPLSNLKVLADHPNCYDIQGGINRVWGNYFYYGGPGRNQRCP comes from the exons atggaTTTGCTGGAACAAAATAATTGGTGTTTTCTTCATCATTACACAAGAAGACAATGCCACTATTGTACACAACAAATACAGACGGATTTAGAGGAAGAATTAcaagaagaagaaacaagaaattgTTCCAATTCCACAAGAGTTGTTATGGCTTCTAGCTGTTCCAAAATTTCACCAATCATttccatttttgttttctttctcttctttatcTTCTCTGTTTGTCCTGTTTTGTCACTAgaaatagaaaacttcaacttAGCCAACCAAACTTTTAAGCCAGGTGATGAACTTCAGAAGATGAAAATGATTAAATCTCATCTCATGAAAATCAATAAACCTTCCCTCAAGACAATTCAG AGTCCTGATGGAGATATTATAGATTGTGTATTATCTCATCAACAACCAGCTTTTGATCATCCTCATTTGAAGGGCCAAAAACCTTTG GAACCACCTGAGAGGCCAAAAGGGCACAACTCGAATTCCATGGAATTCGAAAATTTCCAACTCTGGAGATTGTCTGGAGAAACATGTCCAGAAGGAACAATTCCAGTACGAAGAACAAAAGAACAAGACATTCTAAGAGCTAGTTCCATTCGAAGATTTGGTCGAAAAATTAGAAGACCGATTCGTAGAGACACTACTAATAATGGCCATGAG CATGCAGTAGGATATGTAACTGGAGAGCAGTATTATGGTGCAAAAGCAAGTATAAATGTGTGGGCACCTAAAGTTACCAACCAATACGAATTCAGTTTATCACAAATGTGGGTTATTTCTGGTTCATTTGGTGATGATCTCAACACCATTGAAGCTGGTTGGCAG GTAAGCCCAGAGCTATATGGGGACAATTACCCACGGTTCTTCACCTACTGGACT AGCGATGCATATCAAGCTACAGGATGTTACAATTTGTTGTGTTCAGGATTTGTTCAGACCAATAATAAAATAGCAATTGGGGCAGCAATTTCTCCAACATCCTCTTATAATGGTGGACAATATGATATCAGCATCTTGATTTGGAAG gaTCCGAAGCATGGACATTGGTGGCTGGAATTTGGATCAGGAGTATTGGTAGGATATTGGCCATCATTTTTATTTACACATCTTAGGGGTTCAGCAAGTATGATACAATTTGGAGGTGAAATAGTGAATAGTAAAGGAGGCAATGGATTTCACACATCCACACAAATGGGAAGTGGTCATTTTGCTGGTGAAGGTTTTGGAAAAGCTTCTTATTTTCGGAATTTACAAGTCGTCGATTGGGACAATAGTTTAATACCATTGTCTAATCTCAAAGTCTTGGCTGATCATCCTAATTGTTATGATATTCAAGGTGGGATTAATCGTGTTTGGggtaattatttttattatggagGACCTGGAAGAAACCAACGTTGTCCTTAA